One Gopherus evgoodei ecotype Sinaloan lineage chromosome 1, rGopEvg1_v1.p, whole genome shotgun sequence genomic window, ttccatccagcagagggcagcacttcccccccccacacacacacacgtgattGCACTATTAGTACAACCCCCCCTGTGCCAGACAGGTGTCCCCACCTGGGGGGGAACCCCTGGCAAACAGCAAGTTGCTGCCACTAGAGATTTGCAGTATGCAAATGAGCACAGGCCGGCTGTGCTGATTGGCCCAGCCTGCTGCGAGGTCACAACCGGCGTCATGGAGCCATTCTGGAGGTACTGCCCCAGGGGAGAGCGCCACCTAGTGGAACCTGCAGCTCTGCCTCCGCTGCACCCCCTACACCAGTGCGGTCCCGGGCTATGGGGCGAGAGGGCCCTATGGGCACAGACTTGAGTCACGGGCAGGGCTCTGCCCCCCAGCGCCCGCCGCCCTGGCTCACCCATCTGCCAGCCGTAGACGAAGTTGGTGGTGACGGGGGTGTAGTACTTCTCCTCGGGCGCGCAGGCCGTGCGGCGGGTCAGGTAGCGCCGCCGGCCCTCGCCGTCCTGGGAGACACCCTGGTACAGCAGCTGCCGCACCTCTGGCGCCACGGGCTTCATCTCCCCCTCCTGGGTGCCCCCGGCGGCCCCAGCGGGCTCCTCGGGTGGCTGCTCGGCCGGGGGCCCGGGTGCCGGAGACGGGAGGACGGGCAGCTTGAGTGGCACCTTGGTGGCCTGCCGCCGCTGGCGCAGCTGCTCCTGCCTGGCCTTGACGGATGCCCCATAGCGCTGGTGCCAGCGGAAGCGGAGCATCAGCTCCTTGAGATACTCCTCCTTCCAGAAG contains:
- the ATP6V1FNB gene encoding protein ATP6V1FNB; translated protein: MARQLNVDTLQQDFWKEEYLKELMLRFRWHQRYGASVKARQEQLRQRRQATKVPLKLPVLPSPAPGPPAEQPPEEPAGAAGGTQEGEMKPVAPEVRQLLYQGVSQDGEGRRRYLTRRTACAPEEKYYTPVTTNFVYGWQMGKVSKVYVPPSPKCRIESFFRKNGAFSLLDPRDVAM